The segment TGCTCATGGACAGCTCATCACCAGGGACGTGCAGCAAGAGCAGCTTCGTGGAGACCAGCTACAGCACTTCTTCTCTGGCCCTAGTAAGATGTGCTTTAGTTGTTTGTATTAGCAGGGTCAAAGAGACCCAGCAGATTAGACCTGCAGCAGTGGGTTGCTTCAGATGTGCTGCGTAAGGGTGGGTCATTTGAAGTTTAATGAACAGCTTGAGCTATCATGGGAACTGAAAGGGACATGAAGCTGGTGTGGGGCACAGCACAGATCACAGATCTGGGTCAGTAACCCCTGACTGGAATCTGGTTTTGGCTCCTAGATTCCTAGACATGTGGACCAATATGACAGCTTTGGGAGTGCCAAGACTCAGTAGAAACAGCACAGGGAGACAGCGGAGGCAGCATCTACCCGAGAGACCAAGGGAGGCTGGAGCTGGAAGATGGCTGTTGAAAACAGAATCCTGTAGGGGAAGTTAAAAGTCAGGAAAGGAGTCCTAATTCTCATTACACTGTTTTTATCAGGGTTAGTTTAGCTATATGAACAGGTTCCCATGCTGTTTTCTGCTCCAGTAACTGCTTTCTATTGCTTTTGTTGGGTTACAGAGCACACCCTGGGCCAGCAGTGCAGAAATGGAAGCTgcatgctggggctgggagtCATTCACAACACAAAAATGAGCTGCGATGAATTTCTGAGGATGGGGATTCGATATCGGCACCTTGATCCTCCCTCTCCTGACACCGATTATATTCCTGTGAGGTTGGATCTCACAGACAGCAGAAGTAAAACTCTGCACAAGGTAGATTGTTATGTAACCTTACAATATCTTGATTGTCTTcctggttttaaagaaaatgtaaatttgttgcttcttttcccttttgaagAGAGAGAGTGAGCCTGGAAGTTTGTTACATTTTTACAACATTGCCAACTGGGCAAATGAAATGCTTTATCTCCATACCTCTATGATTAGACCATTATCGCTACAGAGAAACACCCCTGGCTGTTTACTGGCAGACAGAAGTAGTTTAGCCTGACAGCACAATGAATTCTGGCATGATTCTGTCCTTTTGGTAAAGTACGATCTGCACTGGCTTCAACATATGTAGTAATTAATAAGTTAAGAGCTGTGTGAACATATTCagttaataataattaatgGCTCGTGCTGGTTTCTGTCAGGTAAAGTTATTCATTAAACTTAGATCAAATTAAGCAAGTTGTTTCAGTCCAAAATTAAGGACACAAATAAGACTAGTGAACCTGGAAGACCTTTTCATGAGGTCTGAGTATTTACTTTAGgcattttctcattaaaatgtttctatttttcttttcaaaataattattgtttTGACATGTACCTCAATTAGCTATGTGAAGGTGATGGaaattgaatttattttgtttgcttcacTTTGTCTTTCAGTtgtcctatttttttcctattatagACTGAGTATGCGTGGCTCCCTGTTCATATTAAAGGTGCCAGTCCCAATCAGATACCCAAAGCTGCCCCGATGGCAAAGTTCATCCTGGAAGTAGATCAATTTATTTTAACCCCCATTACAACCACAACTGTTGATGCTGAAGACAACGAAACTCCAAAGTCCCTGCTTGTCTTCAACATTACCAAGCCACCTCCACAGGGCTTCATCACTCATCTATCTGACCACACAAAACCTGTTGGTTCCTTCACGTGGAAAGATCTCAGTGACATGCTCATTGCTTATCAGCCTCCAAATAGGAGCCACACAGAGAGAAGGAATTATGAGGTAACAGTGAAATGTATAAGCATTTGCTATTTTTCATATCCTTAGGATTCAGTTAGCtgtaaataaatgcattcaTACATCAggatatttttcagaaaaaaaaaaaatgtctctctccAGATCTGCCACAgagtgctgctggtggtgaatGTCTCCTACTTTGGGTACAgagttgctttattttttcattaaccAGTGCTGCTAGGTATTTTGTGTAACTCAGTAGCATGCCAGCAGTCTGAGAAATAAACAACAGGTTTAAAAAGGAGATGTAACAGGAAGATAAATGAGGTAAAGGAGCATTTAAATATGCTGAGAGTTATAAAATAACTATCTAATAAGACAGTTACAAGCaataaactaaacaaaacaaaatgtttggtATTAAAGTgatgaaactgaagaaacagaaaatcagagcaAGGTAAGCTGCAGAAAGGGTGaactggaaagcagaggaacaCAGTAACTTTGGCACGTGATGATGAcaatgcatctttttttaaccttggCTGTCACAGGAAcctcctttctgtttccttagTATGAGGATCAGTCTACCACATCTCCTGCTCCTTAAGGGCTtcttctctgttctgctttcagcaTTGCTTGACTGCAGGTTCAAGAATTTGATAATTCAGGAGTctgaaatttttgtttgtttgttttgtttttgtttgggttttttctgtgcagGTCTGTATCTTTTGTTTCATACTTTTTTTGGTCCTACATATGTTAAAAGAGTAGGAAAGCCCCTCCCACCtttaattattactattaaaaaagcCTTAAGTTAATTACTGAGTTAATTGTACCCCAAACATCAGTGAAAATGCTTATCTTTCCCATTAAATTCAACACATTGCAAACTAACTTTTCCAGCATTCACTGTGAAATGCATAGAAGGAAGATACGTAATTTAATGCAGAACCTCAAAAGTTCTTTTCAGAAACTAGGTCAAGTTTAATTTGTTAACGTATTATCAGAAGCCTTTAAGATCTCTCAGGAAAAAACACACTATATGTGTTTTGAGGTACAGCTGGTtttcagggtgggtttttttcccaataaataGCTTGTCTGTTTTCACAACAGGTGGAGTTTGAGGTTCATGATTTCTACTTTGAAAGGAGTTTACCAATCACTGTGCATCTTTCTATCAGAACAGCAGATACGAATGCTCCTAGGGTTTCATGGAATACAGgtgaaatctcttttcttcagtttattttgctACAGAATTTATAATGTTTTGACAGAGACAGTTGACAAATCTCTAAGATTTAGTTTTACACCTGGAGTTTAAGGATTATTAAATGAAGGGAGTGTaaatctggttttttttcctttatccaTCTTGGGGGACACAAATTGCTACAACTTGAAAAAATCTTAAGTTTTAActggaatggaaaataaagaaaaaaaggccttACAGGAAAACCAGGATTCCTGTATATAGCATGTTCTTCAAGAACGAGCTGAACATAAGAGAGTATAAATAGTAAAGACAAATACATGATGGAATAGGAGTAGTAGGGTAGTGTGTGAGAAAGACCAAGGCTCGTTGGTATTGTTAAAGTGGAAGTCTGCAAAAATgaacaggtagaaaaaaaaggcatgacaTACCACCAGTCATTTCAAGCCTGGAAACCTTCCAGGGTTAAGGCTTATTCAAACAGATTTATAATGCCTACATTGGAGATGGGGCAGGCCCTCCCATCTAGAGTGAAATGTGCATTGATATTTAATCAACAGAAGGCAAAGGTGTAAGGTCAAGCAAGTCTTTAAGTTAACGCCAGGGAAAGTGCAGTCTCTTCACAGTAGAGAAGGGAAGGAGCTGAGAGGAACAGGCTTTTATGTCTCCCAGAGAAACTTCACCCAAAATGACTCtcagaataaaaagaagagaTACTGTCCTCCACCATGAAGAtcaacatacatttttaaatgcagactCAATAAGGAAGCTGAGTACCCAGTTTCAGATGTTGTGATATTTCAAGTGCAATGCTTCAGTTTGTGCACAAGTCCAGAAATCTGCCTAGCTAGTCTATCAGGTAATTTGGAACCAGAATATAttatttctctgtaaaaaaGTCTTTAAAGACAGTTGACTAAGGCAagtaacatctttttttcttgactgcAAAAAACTTTAGAAAGGTTAGATGCTGACAGCTTTTAAAGTTGCAGACACTTTGGTGAATTAACAGTCCTCTCTTCGCAGGCCTCAGCCTCTTGGAAGGGCAATCCCGGCCTATTACATGGAAACACTTCCAAATTGTGGACAACGATGACATCCAAAATGTTTGCTTGGTCACAGTTGATGGCTTACAGCACGGTCGGCTCACGGTGAGAGGTAAATCACTTCCACTTGAGGGCCTGGAAACATGTTCTCTAGTGACAACTCACTATGATAATGTGGCGGTCAGTAAGACATGGATAGAGCCTGTCGTATTTCCCTCCCTGCTGAGGGCTGCCAGCATGAGCAGGATTTACAAGAGAATGACGGTGAGGATGGAAATATCTGGATGCAGAGTAAGAGATTCAAAAATTCACAAGCTCATACAGCAAGTCAGTTGCATAGCTTTGACGCATTTGCAAATAGTGTATTTATGCTATCCACATCCTTAAATTTGAGATACTTTAAGTCTGGCATTTTGCCTACACATCACTTCCGTTTGAAACTGAAACTGGTTCTTAGTTTCTTCACTTGAGGTGAATCCAGCCCAAGTGAGCTAATGTAGCTAGTAGCAGCATGCAGCAGGTCTGGTGTGGCCCTGTCCCACCAAGGCGAAATAAGGATGGGTAACTCCCCAGGAGAGAGTGCTGTGATGCCACTGCAAAACAAGAGAAACACTAGCATACGCATTCATGGCTTAGTGTTTCTCACatgaaacaagaaaacccaGGGCATGAGAACACATTGTATGCAGGTTTCCCCTCTGGAGCAAAAGGCAAGACCTGCATGGAGAGAGGTGGGCACAGCCACACACTagtgggaagctgctgctggccagtCTGGCTCTGCCATCCTGCCCTGGCTTCCCCAGCCAAAGGCAAGTAGACATGCTGGTGGTgcactgggaggctgctctctctgctgtttggctttgcttgctACAACCACACTAGACACAGGGACTAAAACAAAAGTGTtgaaaaattcagtatttataaGTTATTTTCTTAACATACATCTACATCccaaagctgaaattttaaaggaatCAGCTATGCTTTCATCACGCAGGCACAACCTAGGCAAAATGCAGTGACTATATTTTCACTCTTACATTTTTGCTTGAAGGTGCTGAGGAATGCCAAGTGATCTTGACTTGCTGGCAAATACAGACAGTACTTGGATATGGTTGCTATTTACTGGCAGCTTTAAGATTTATTTCGAAAAGTGGCAATTAAATTAGACTTATAATTTGTTAGCTTTCTGCAATGTCAATGTTGataattttgctttgcagtctCATGAGTCagcacagtgctgctctgctctctcgGGGAAAATGGTTGCATAAAAAAAGTTACTCTGCTGTTGGCAGGGTGGAAAGATGCTGCCACTGTCAGTGCTGGATTTTTTGGTAGTTaaacatattcattaaaatgcATAGCCTGAAGACataaaaagcaagtatttaaagaaaaagaaaaggtgataTTTGGAATTTAGTGGAAAGATAAACTATTCAGAAGTATGTTTCATCTCAGGAAATTATTGCCAAGGAGTTCAGTGTCTGCATAACCATCCTCCTGTAATGCCACAAACAGAAACTCTGTGGTGTCAGAATTGTTAGATAGGCTAAGCCCCAGATATGCTGTCATGGCGGGCTGTGCGGCCAGCCAGGGAGCGGGCTGCAGGCTGTAGAGCAGCAGACCAGCTGCACCTGCAGGGACTATCTCATGGTGATAGTCTCATCTTTGCATACACCCCCCAGGGTTTCTCAGCCTCCCATGGGCCAGCCAGGGGTGGATATTTCTTCTCCAGTGACTGTGCCTTACTCTCTTTTATGTGTCTGCATAGGCACCTGCAAAGTAAACCATCACCACAATTTTTGGCAATTGCCTTTTTTGTCTAGCAAGCACCAACTGATGTTCAAACTTTGAAACAAAGCTCAGGTTTAGTCCTCCAGCTGCACTATAATGCTGCTGGCAAATGGTCTGAGCCACCGCCCACTGAATCAGTGGAGGGATTCCCATTAACTGTGGAAAACAGTGAATCAGCCCAATGTCTTGAAGTCTCTGTTGTTAGGTTTGGTAATGCCAGCTGAAGGAAACCCCTGAAAGAAAGAGGTATGTATGGTGGTGTTGCCTGTCTTCTGCCACCTTTAACAGACTTTTGTACAGTGATGAAGCAGTTATTTCTCCATCCTAAAGTTTACCCATAATTCTTTTCAAGTAAGGAGGCAAAAGGAGTGTGTGGGTGTCTCTGCTGATATTACACAACATGGAGGGCAAAAAAATGTTACCTTTGGAGGCCCTGCTTCCAGCACCAGTTTGCAGTTCTCAAAACCTTTAACCTGTCTGAATATTGCATGTGTGGGTACGTAACATGTCTAGTGAAGCAGTGGTGTAAAATTGCCTTAGTATAGACACTAACTTCACCATGCAGAAAAAACAAGActcagaaacattattttttacttgCAATGAAATGCTGAGCAGTAATTATAAAAGCATATTCTCTTCAATGcttaaaatacatacaaaatgcTCTGATAAGAAAGTAGAGGTTGAAATAAAAGTGGAAACAATTACAGTTACAAGTCCTTGATATTGCCAgttattttaattgcaatgGACATTTTCTTTGCTACCACAGTTGAAAATTCTGCATTCTTATTAACTATTCTACCTTCTACAAACTTGCTTCCAGTAGGTGaagttttgtttgatttttctaaaaatgcattctccttctttctccctTAATAACATTCATATTGGTGGAAGGATTCTCTGGGCTGAACTGCATGtttttgatgcattttcttccactgttttgACAGGAGGGAAAGGATTCATGTTCACAGTCTCTGACATTCAGGCTGGAGTTGTTCACTACCATCATGATGACAGTGATTCTACTAAGGACTTTGTGGTGTTTAGGATTTTTGATGGCCACCACAGTATTCGCCATAAATTTCCAATCAATATCCTCCCTAAAGATGACAGCCCTCCATTTCTTATCAGCAATGTGGTCGTTGAAGTTCACGAGGGACAGACGATTCTGATTCAGGGCTCCATGCTTCATGCTTCTGACATGGATTCCAGTGATGATTACATACTATTCAATATTACCAATCCACCACGGGCTGGAGAAATCATGAAGAAACCAGGACCAAACTTGACAGGTAATAAAACATGTCCACAATAGCAAGCTATTCTTTGTCCTCTCCTTTTAAACCACATCAAATGTTACAATTAGGGAACTTATCTTGCCTCAGGACAAATCATGGCAAATTTGGACTTTTTTCACTATAGTGTAAATCCCCACCATTAATTACTGTTGATTTCTGCACCAGCATAACTATGCCTGTGAACACAATTTATCCTATAATTCTTCCATTCTGAGACTATTTCCCTACtgtgtttttctcctccagaaaAGTTGGGCTGGTCAGTTAACTTTATCCACAAGGATCCCTGGCAAGTTCAAAGCTATCAGGTGACACTAATGGTgctaaaagaggaaaaaagctctcCTTCCATGTAACTGAACTCAAAAACTCCTGTGCTAAGCTGCAGACACTGCTAGTCCTGCAGATTCTTTTGCCCCCTAACAGGGTTTTAGGCCCATTTGCTGTGTTGCTTCATTTTTTGAATGATCTTTAAGGGACATAAAAAAGAATTTGATGATCTTCAGGAAACATGGAAGACAATGAGATAACATTTCAAAGGGTTTATTCTAGTTAGGGTGAAAGAAAGGACATTATGCTTCACTGGTTACTTGCAAAGGTAATGGATaatttttatgaattattaaaattatgcaCTGTTCAATAGAAGATATATTTTTCAATTCAACAGGGTACTCTGTCAGCAGTTTTCTTCAGAGGGATCTATTTAATGGAATAATTTATTATCGCCATTTGGGAGGAGAAGTATTTGAAGATTCCCTTGAGTTTGTGCTGTGTGATAGCCATGACCCTCCCAATCTCTCAGAGCCACAGGTATGAAACTGAAGCATCTTTGACAGAGTAcagcatttttccttcaaaaggcTGATGATTTTACAGATTCTGATATAGATCTTTTCTGTTTACCATCACCACAATCACTATCACAAGTAATGTTATCCAGATCTATCTcttgttcttgcttttcatGGGGCAATTCTctctgcctggctgcagagagTTGAGTCCATTGCAAAGACTTTTTACCACATCGTAAAATGAAATGTTGAAAACAAATTAGATTTGGAGATGGTACAAACAAACTAAACAGCCCTCCTGAAGTCAGCTGAGAAAAGGCTACTTCTTTCACCCAGGAGTCCAACATACTGAAtttgactttgtttttaatttaaaaggaaacttCTAACATTCATAGGCTTTGTATTGAATTGTTTTATATCTCCATTACTTATGTATTCATGATATGTCATGACAGCCACATCCTGCATCTCATATTCCAGTCATCCACTTagttctgtgtgtgcatgtttgtaAGCAGCTGTCTGGACACTCTCTTACTGAGTGGAACAGCTGCTGATTTTACTGTCTTCCTGATTTCAGGTGATGATGGTACACATTGTCCCTGTGGACGATCAGCTACCCAGAGAAGCCCCAGGAACAACCCGTCACCTGGTTGTTAAGGAGACTGAGATTGCTCACCTAACAAAGAAACATCTCCACTTCATGGATGTGGAAGAGCAAGACAGGGAACTCACATACACCATAACCACTTCCCCATTTTTCTCTTGCATGCCTGGGTAGGTGTGATCTGCCATACCTTTCAGGTGGGACAGGGCAATGACCCATGTAAGAGGAGCAGTCTCAGTGGCACTAGCATGCTTGTGTCTCAGGTTCTTCATCTGTTTGCTTAAAGCACAGGTGCCAACAGCTGGGTGCAGCTCTACTGTTGATGAGTAAGGGTGAGCTAGAGCTGAAAGCAACAGAGTAATACACAGAgtaacaaaaaacaaccaaccaaaaaaacccaaacaacaaacccaacccaaccccaaaggaaagaaagtataATCTAGCAAAAAATAAGGAGGAAAGCACCTGaaatctttgctttccttttgttggGCTTGCATTTTACACTGGCCTGTGGGATCCTGTAAAGCCTTGAACTTAAGTCACAGCACCTCTGCTAACAAAGTGGAGCTGAACTGGGCCTGCCCCAGGCTAAGATGAGGTGCTCCAGCTTCTTCTAGGATATGTATTATCACTGTGGCACTGTGAAGGACTCCTGATCCAGGACCAGGAACATGTGGAGCAGGatgcaggcagaacaagttaTGGGGGCAATGGGGATATGGGATAGATGGGTGTGGTAGCAGTTTACATGTCACTGATACTGTTTCACCATTTGGTAAATTTGTGAGAGCACCAGCAACAATTTGCCAAGTTGTTTGAAGAGCCACACTCTGAGTTTTAACCGTAAACAACAGGGAATCATTatgcagctggggcagagggatgtTTAGGCTGTTCCCCTATTCAGTCAAATCCAGTTCACTGGTTACTGCTGTTGGGAAGGTGACTTGCTGGGAACTGGTTCGTTTCACAAGTTTATAAGATGCACAAACCccagaaataatttatgtttCTACATAAAGATAAATGTGGTGTGTAAGTAATCAGATTGTGACGGACTAGACTTGCACATGGTGTAAATGGTATCTGGCTTGTGCAGAGACACACTTGTAGCAAGCTGAGTTTGCTTAAAAGGTATGCAATGATTTTTCATGACcatcctgaaaaatatttcttgcgTTCAGTTTGCTGTGATAATGTTTGCATTAATAACAAGgatagaagagagaaaaatgcttttcatctcAATCCAGTTGGGTGTGGGATGTTAATAAATGCAAGATTGAGCTACGTGACTGTTGTTTTTGCCATTCTTCAGTATTGCTAACCAGGATGtgacatacatatttttgtgcAGCCATTCAGATGCTGGGAAGCTGTTTATGGTGGACACCATCCCCA is part of the Falco biarmicus isolate bFalBia1 chromosome Z, bFalBia1.pri, whole genome shotgun sequence genome and harbors:
- the FREM1 gene encoding FRAS1-related extracellular matrix protein 1 isoform X1, with the protein product MKPFEKSWLFLLLFVVRRVVCSSFISVNLGVKVMKGQSVFLSEDDLKFSIPGEKDDCKVEVVINEPITQRVGKLTPQVFDCHFLPNEVKYTHNGCPILDEDTIMLRLYRFTETETFVETFTLHVQLLEPDCNIIKMRPGALEVPEYYGLSRAIDKNVLTFDYDRKINLDCTISIASSETHLPAHGQLITRDVQQEQLRGDQLQHFFSGPKHTLGQQCRNGSCMLGLGVIHNTKMSCDEFLRMGIRYRHLDPPSPDTDYIPVRLDLTDSRSKTLHKTEYAWLPVHIKGASPNQIPKAAPMAKFILEVDQFILTPITTTTVDAEDNETPKSLLVFNITKPPPQGFITHLSDHTKPVGSFTWKDLSDMLIAYQPPNRSHTERRNYEVEFEVHDFYFERSLPITVHLSIRTADTNAPRVSWNTGLSLLEGQSRPITWKHFQIVDNDDIQNVCLVTVDGLQHGRLTVRGGKGFMFTVSDIQAGVVHYHHDDSDSTKDFVVFRIFDGHHSIRHKFPINILPKDDSPPFLISNVVVEVHEGQTILIQGSMLHASDMDSSDDYILFNITNPPRAGEIMKKPGPNLTGYSVSSFLQRDLFNGIIYYRHLGGEVFEDSLEFVLCDSHDPPNLSEPQVMMVHIVPVDDQLPREAPGTTRHLVVKETEIAHLTKKHLHFMDVEEQDRELTYTITTSPFFSCMPGHSDAGKLFMVDTIPRLVKDPAALALQSFTQHAVNYMKVAYMPPLQDIGPEPQQAQFIFSVSNQHGGTLHGICFNITILPVDNQAPERQPQHGVVELDGISMNEGDRLSCGDLHTLAVRYRHDGSETLTDDILFVATDGIHFVDFILQVKVSPVNDELPVMQTDLVPVLHCLEGEEVVLSSEYIYATDADSDDMKLMFMLARQPYHGVVRKAGIAVDRFSQADVISGLITYKHTSGEIGLTPCIEILTFVVSDVVAGLDVKDCCYNGPLPSPVPRHDAFPVYDLNVTVLPVDNQPPSIATGESFLAL